One Pempheris klunzingeri isolate RE-2024b chromosome 22, fPemKlu1.hap1, whole genome shotgun sequence DNA segment encodes these proteins:
- the hcfc2 gene encoding host cell factor 2: MTGGTEEPQWRKVPSVTGVIPRSRHGHRAAAVRELIVVFGGGNEGIAEYLHVYNTVSKQWFLPAVRGDIPPGCAAHGFVCESTRILMFGGMVEFGKYTSSLYELQASRWLWKKLKPRAPRNGSPPCPRIGHSFTLVGNKCYLFGGLANDSEDPNGNVPRYLDDLYELELQSMSGAKSWSIPETKGGAPSARESHTSVAYTGHGSPKLFIFGGMQGCRLDDLWQLDLDTMVWSTPETRGSMPLPRSLHSASVIGNKMYVFGGWIPVPDSDKHNALGAEWICTNSLSVLNLDTMSWQNLGPEQEDDIESQLQSQGPQSEDPYACRPRARAGHCAAAVGSRLYIWSGRDGYRKSWNYQVCCKDLWCLETDRPANPEAVLLIKSTVSMLHVAWRPLAAADCYILQVQPVCPPSTVASDKPDKPVDPARTDGLEGKDRDPAGVQSLPPQKEGTTKKEVKASAQEASAQQGTPVKSSNGPAEPQAEGGRSAGRGMEEDTKRCSAGQETSVVEVSSSSQQQPEKQPASTTNPVWFDVGVFKTLFSEVGHYFLPADGEQATAAISSRTPNTKEKKLPGPQDYQGREKRELTPGQTYRFRVAGINCFGQGDFSPVSEFKTCQPGFPGAPSAVKITKANDLVHITWEAPTSPSGRILEYSMYMAVRKSRSSSSERPGQMAFIRIYRGTKTSCSFSSTHLDNAHIDCSASNRPAVVFRIAAKNEQGYGPATQIRWIQDPTKMRVSASKADSAEADQDAADSSS; the protein is encoded by the exons ATGACCGGCGGCACCGAGGAGCCGCAGTGGAGAAAAGTCCCCTCCGTGACGGGGGTGATCCCGCGGTCCAGACACGGACACCGAGCCGCCGCGGTACGGGAGCTGATCGTTGTGTTCGGTGGTGGAAACGAAGGGATAGCGGAGTACCTCCATGTTTACAACACCG TCTCGAAGCAGTGGTTTCTTCCTGCGGTGAGGGGCGACATCCCGCCCGGCTGTGCTGCCCACGGCTTCGTCTGCGAAAGCACTCGAATTCTGATGTTTGGCGGCATGGTTGAGTTTGGGAAGTACACCAGCAGCCTCTATGAGCTTCAG GCTAGTCGCTGGCTGTGGAAGAAGCTGAAGCCCAGAGCGCCCAGGAACGGCTCGCCTCCCTGCCCTCGGATTGGACACAGCTTCACTCTTGTGGGTAACAAGTGTTACCTGTTTGGAGGGCTGGCCAACGATAGTGAAGACCCCAACGGCAATGTGCCAAG GTACTTGGATGACCTCTATGAGCTGGAGCTGCAGTCGATGTCGGGGGCAAAAAGCTGGAGCATCCCAGAGACGAAGGGCGGTGCTCCCTCTGCACGGGAGTCCCACACCTCGGTTGCGTACACCGGCCACGGCTCCCCGAAGCTCTTCATCTTTGGAGGGATGCAAGGATGCCGGTTGGACGACCTCTGGCAGCTTGACCTCG ACACCATGGTCTGGTCGACGCCTGAAACCAGGGGCTCCATGCCGCTTCCCAGAAGCCTTCACTCTGCCAGTGTCATTGGAAACAA GATGTATGTTTTTGGTGGCTGGATTCCTGTTCCAGATTCAGACAAGCACAACGCTTTAGGAGCTGAATGGATCTGCACGAACTCCCTAAGTGTACTCAACTTAG ACACTATGAGCTGGCAGAACCTGGGCCCAGAGCAGGAGGACGATATCGAGTCCCAGCTGCAGAGCCAAGGACCCCAGAGCGAAGATCCGTACGCCTGCAGGCCCAGAGCCAGGGCCGGCCACTGTGCCGCCGCTGTCGGGTCCAGGCTTTACATTTGGAGCGGCCGGGACGGATACCGTAAGAGCTGGAACTACCAGGTGTGCTGCAAGGACCTCTGGTGCCTGGAGACAG ATCGACCAGCCAACCCAGAGGCAGTGTTACTCATTAAGTCCACAGTCAGTATGCTCCATGTGGCGTGGCGCCCTCTGGCGGCGGCAGACTGCTACATCCTTCAGGTCCAGCCTGTGTGTCCTCCCAGCACTGTAGCCAGTGACAAACCAGACAAACCAGTCGATCCAGCCAGAACCGATGGCCTGGAGGGGAAGGACAGAGACCCTGCAG GTGTCCAGTCCCTTCCACCGCAAAAGGAAGGAACCACCAAGAAGGAAGTGAAAGCATCAGCCCAG GAAgcttcagcacagcagggaaCTCCAGTAAAATCGTCCAATGGCCCAGCAGAGCCccaagcagagggagggaggagcgctgggagagggatggaggaggacacGAAGCGCTGCA GTGCCGGACAGGAGACGTCGGTAGTGGAggtcagcagctcctctcagcagcagccag AGAAACAGCCGGCTTCTACTACTAATCCAGTGTGGTTTGACGTCGGTGTGTTCAAAACACTCTTCTCAGAGGTCGGCCACTACTTCCTGCCTGCTGACGGCGAGCAGGCGACTGCAGCCATCAGCAGCCGGACCCCAAATACTAAAGAG AAGAAGCTGCCGGGGCCTCAGGACTATCAGGGCAGAGAGAAGCGGGAGCTGACTCCAGGTCAGACCTACAGGTTTAGAGTCGCAGGCATCAACTGCTTCGGTCAGGGAGACTTCAGCCCCGTCAGCGAGTTCAAGACCTGCCAACCTGGTTTCCCCGGAGCGCCGTCTGCTGTCAAAATAACCAAG GCCAACGATCTGGTCCACATCACGTGGGAGGCTCCCACGTCTCCGTCGGGCCGGATCCTGGAGTACTCCATGTACATGGCGGTGAGGAAGAGCCGCTCCAGCAGCTCGGAGCGCCCGGGTCAGATGGCCTTCATCAGGATCTACCGCGGCACCAAGACGTCCTGCTCGTTCAGCTCCACCCACCTGGACAACGCCCACATCGACTGCTCCGCCTCCAACCGGCCGGCTGTCGTCTTCCGCATCGCCGCGAAGAACGAGCAGGGCTACGGCCCGGCCACGCAGATCCGCTGGATCCAAG atCCCACTAAAATGCGAGTGTCTGCGTCCAAAGCGGACAGCGCCGAGGCCGACCAGGACGCCGCAGACAG CTCCAGCTGA
- the cep83 gene encoding centrosomal protein of 83 kDa yields MTSSALGQSAPLLPNLEPGMGKSAAMLGLSAGLGGAEMELQKMLIDERMKCENHRTNYQTLKAEHASLQDEFTRAQGELKRLLSDRQAQQEKLQLLLAELRGELLDKTRELEELRLQVMTPQRLELLRAQVQQEMEAPVRERFNKLEEETEKYRSEYNKLRYDCTFLKSQLDHQREEHGHILEERRIRYEAEMSRLEKDKEDLVAQYQGSDPLRDGKRVEALLREKAQLHLRLKGLEAEVAELRAQKENSGQQAENVQRIQIRQLTEFQSSVKSLEAERQSLRLQLERMESELRVTHEQNSQLTGRLHRAEREANSLSCQIESLKHSHKLEVASLKLECTRSKGELERERDTLQGETDGLQADVEVLKAAVERHKEVLMEKEREIVRKVQSAREEEFRKTATLHEEKLELENRLAALEQQKALKDAADHAHRDEWEERLRSAQQGEESARREVQNLRTKLQQQSSQLEELERQRADIADLQQRNQELGLQLGTLSHSESDLMETNQRLRETLDRVREELRTARAQAERSQHEAERLVEDRRMEWLEEKHKLQERDAELQQKYSQVKEKLQRAAVAQKKRKTLTENKEKRLQDKIQLLEAKIEELELEAAAAKKRSSFSEEQAQLGRRLKELQRRHNEFRRLLLGGQGPSSAGAAFLTSSPTPFILLGSEGPLSNIPEEQHQKELSLLRRRLEDLENAQQQQLEELGSLVQRERDTTPQPDL; encoded by the exons ATGACCTCCTCCGCCCTCGGCCAGTCGGCCCCTCTGCTGCCAAACCTGGAGCCCGGGATGGGgaagtctgcagccatgctggGGCTGTCTGCCGGGCTGGGGGGAGCTGAGATGGAGCTGCAGAAGATGCTGATCGATGAGAGGATGAAGTGTGAGAACCACCGGACCAACTACCAGACGCTGAAGGCTGAACACGCCAG CTTGCAGGACGAGTTCACCCGGGCGCAGGGTGAGCTGAAGCGCCTGCTGAGCGACAGGCAGGCTCAGCAGGagaaactgcagctgctgttggcCGAGCTCCGGGGAGAGCTGCTGGACAAGAccagggagctggaggagcttcGACTGCAG GTGATGACGCCTCAGCGGCTGGAGCTGCTCAGAGCTCAGGTGCAGCAGGAGATGGAGGCTCCAGTCAGAGAGAGGTTCAATAAACTGGAGGAG gagaCGGAGAAGTACAGGTCTGAGTACAACAAGCTGAGGTACGATTGCACCTTCCTCAAGTCCCAGCTCGACCACCAGAGAGAAGAACACGGCCACAtactggaggagaggaggatccGCTACGAGGCGGAG ATGTCTCGTCTGGAGAAGGACAAGGAGGACCTGGTGGCTCAGTACCAGGGTTCGGACCCGCTGCGCGATGGGAAACGAGTGGAGGCTCTGCTGAGGGAGAAGGCCCAGCTCCACCTGCGGCTGAAGGGCCTGGAGGCGGAGGTGGCCGAGCTCCGCGCCCAGAAAGAAAACTCGGGCCAGCAGGCCGAGAACGTCCAGCGCATCCAGATCAGACAGCTGACGGAGTTCCAGTCGTCGGTGAAGTCGCTGGag GCGGAGCGTCAGTCGCTGCGTCTGCAGCTGGAGCGGATGGAGAGCGAGCTTCGTGTGACCCACGAGCAGAACAGCCAGCTCACCGGCCGGCTgcacagagctgagagagaggcCAACTCCCTGAGCTGCCAG ATCGAAAGCCTGAAGCATTCACACAAACTGGAGGTGGCCAGCCTCAAACTGGAGTGTACCCGCTCTAAGGGGGAgttggagagggagagagacacactgcAGGGGGAGACTGATG GTCTGCAGGCAGACGTGGAGGTGTTGAAGGCTGCGGTGGAGCGACATAAGGAAGTtctgatggagaaagagagggagattgTCAGGAAGGTGCAGTCTGCCCGCGAGGAGGAGTTCCGCAAAACTGCAACGCTGCACGAGGAAAA GTTGGAGCTGGAGAACCGTCTCGCTGCTCTGGAACAGCAGAAGGCGCTGAAGGACGCTGCAGACCACGCCCACAGGGACGAGTGGGAGGAGCGTCTTCGCAGCGCCCAGCAGGGAGAAGAGTCGGCACGGCGGGAGGTGCAGAACCTCAG AACCAAActacagcagcagagctcacagctggaggagcttgagagacagagagccgATATCGCTGACCTCCAGCAG CGGAACCAGGAGCTGGGGCTGCAGCTGGGGACGCTGTCTCACTCTGAAAGTGACCTGATGGAGACAAACCAGCGGCTGAGAGAAACCCTGgacagagtcagagaggagctgaggacGGCCCGAGCTCAGGCCGAGAGGAGCCAGCACGAAGCAGAGAG gctggtGGAGGACCGTCGGATGGAGTGGTTGGAGGagaaacacaagctgcaggagcGAGAcgctgagctgcagcagaaataCTCTCAGGTCAAAGAGAAACTGCAGAGGGCAGCGGTGGCCCAGAAGAAG aggaaaacactgacgGAGAACAAAGAGAAGCGGCTGCAGGATAAGATCCAGCTGCTGGAGGCCAAGATAGAGGAGCTGGAactggaagctgctgcagccaaGAA ACGCTCGTCTTTCTCCGAAGAACAAGCTCAGCTCGGCAGACGGTTGAAGGAGCTGCAGCGGCGGCACAACGAGTTCCGACGCCTCCTACTGGGCGGTCAGGGTCCCAGCAGCGCCGGCGCCGCCTTCCTGACGAGCTCGCCCACGCCGTTCATCCTCCTGGGGTCAGAGGGGCCGCTGTCCAACATACCG gaggagcagcaccAGAAGGAGCTCTCTCTGCTCCGCCGCAGGCTGGAGGACCTGGAAAacgcccagcagcagcagctggaggagctgggatcTCTGGTGCAGAGGGAGCGGGACACCACTCCCcagcctgacctctga